ttattagtttattactgTTCCCACTAATTTTAAACCCATAATCTGCTTCTTCGAGTAATAAACaagcattattttaaatatggATGATAATGAGAATCATTACATAATTGATGCCTTTGTCCATTCGGACAAAGATATATTGATTGCCTGGGGTCTGTCTCTCACTGAAGAGAAATACTTTTGGTGAAagcatttgagagagagagagagagagagagagagagagatggatgtAAATTATTACAAGGATGGAGTACTGCCCTTTGCAGCACTGGTTATGGTAGAGGTTTGCAACGTGGGCATGGTGACACTAAGCAAAGCAGCTATGACAAGTGGGATGAGcaacttttcttttgttgtttacTACAATGCTCTTGGCACCTTCATCCTTTCCCTGTATTACATCTTCCACCGCTACAGGTTCCTTTTCTTCTCTTAATTCTTTGAGTTCATCAAACACTAAATTTCTCATGTGAATTATGCCCACCAAAAACtgcttttttcttgtttatttgcAGAAGCAGGGGACCTCCTCTCACTTTCTCCCTCCTCTTAAAGTTCTTCCTCCTTGGACTCCTTGGGTAGCACATTCTATTTAAAGCTTACTTTTTTGGATTACTTTTTGGgatttggataattttataGACTTAAGTGACAATTATTTTGAACAGCATattatcacccaaaaaaaaaaaaaaaacctttatatTGCAGGATTTGTTTGGAGCAGATTTGTGCTATTGCAGGTATCAAATACAGCTCTCCAACTCTTGCAATGGCTATGGGAAACCTTATTCCAGGTTTTACATTCTTGCTTGCTGTCATTTTCAGGTAAGAAAATAGGATAAGACAATAATGGTATTTAAAATTATGGAAGTAGGGggattattaatttaatttattttgggtgGGGAGCAATGTCTGCCGTAGAAGTTGTTTGTTCTGTTGGACTATTTAGTATCTTATGTTTCACTGAATATGAGGGTTGGTATGAAGTTAACTTATATTAGCACATCCATGTTATACATTTCTATTTGTCATAAGTTTCCAAGAAAATGTTTTGTACTTCATAATCATTGGGCTCATTGTATATGTTTGCTGGGCATCATGATCCATGTGATTTATAGATTAAACATaatgttgtttttttctttttcttttttataattgttttataCATTTAGTATATCATAGTATTGACAATGATCCCCAAATATATGATGTCAGTTGTATTAATATaatttcttaataataataattattttttttttttttttgacaatagGATTTGAACTTTGGCTTTATTGGTTAGTTTTGGGTTTCTGGCTACCATGGTTATTTGCTGCTGTCTGTgtatgttttataatttttccctTCCCCTTTAATCTATCATGTATTACTAATTTCTAGGATGGAAAAACTAGCTCTGAGAAGTACAAGCAGTCAGGCTAAAATTATAGGCACCATAGTATCAATATCAGGAGCATTCATAGTGACTTTCTATAAGGGGCCACCAGTTTTTGAGGCTTCATCCTCTTTTAAGACCTCTCTTCAGCAAAATCTCGCACAAATGTCAAACTGGGTTCTTGGAGGCCTTCTCCTTACAATCACTTGTCTGTCTTCTGCAACATGGAACATTTTTCAGGTAATATTAATGTACCTCCAAATTTAACAGCTTACCatcccaaattttcaaaattttttttttttttttttggtggactATGACAGACCATCTTGCAGTTCTTCATTGTAGTTGAAAAGTAAGATGGGTAGATGAGTAGTTAAAAAGGTACTGATCTTGATTGCTATTCCAGGCAGCAATTATTAAAGAGTACCCAGAAAAAATGACCCTAGTCTTTTTCTCCTGCTTCTTTGGGACCATCCAATGTGCAGTTATCTCTTTAATTGCAGAAAGAAATGTAAGTTCTTGGGCACTGCAACCCAGGATTCGAGTGATTGCTGTTATCTATGGGGTATGGCAAGTCCTTTCCAGCTATATGTACTTTGTAACAAGTTTgcccatttttttctttctattttctacTATGATTCATATGAAAGcataagaaattttacaaattgggTTTTGGAAACATCTCACTTTTTTATTGAACGATGATTGACTTCAATTCAGGCAATTAGTGGGAGTGTCATCCGTAACAGTGTTTTAGCTTGGTGTTTGCAAAAGAAGGGGCCTGTTTATGTGGCCCTGTTCAAGCCGCTAGGCACTGCCATTGCGGTTATCATGGCAATCATATTCCTTGGTGAAATTCCTCATCTTGGCAGGTAAATTTTAATCTAGTTCATTCATCTtcaaatataaagatattaaaCCTTCTTGACTTCTTGTCATCCCAATCATATTCCTGCTAATGACAATATTTCTTTTTGACGCAATGATGTTCATGTTCTTAAATTATATCAACTGAGCATTAATAATGTGCAACTTTGTCATCTTTGCAGTTTGATTGGTTCTATTGTAATTGCCTTTGGATTTTATACTGTGATGTGGGGGCAAGCCAAGGAGAAAGTAATTGTTGGTGACAGTGTTCATTGCTTGGAATCATCCACCCAAAAGACCCCACTTTTGCAAAACACATAATGCAAAGATACAAGAAAGTTTTATAAGAATATCCATACACATGCAAGCACAAATGTTAAATATCCAACCAACCAGTACGGTACAACCAACAGTGAGTACTTTTTGCTTTTGGCCTATGGCGTTGCACTACTTCCACCATCCATGGAATGACAATCGACAGGGAGATGATAAAGGCTAACGCCGCATAACTAAAATATTATTGCCAATTATTGTACAATTTAGGCATGGTACATGAGAGGAAGCATGGGATCAGAAACTTCATAGGGTAAATTTTTCCTAGAGGGATTAAATATCTATGATATGTTCTGATATTTAAAgttaataaaccaaaaaagtaGTGGCTTATTCGCCAATGCAGCTTCTTTGTGTATAGTTACAACTTTCAATGTTATAGTTTATCCTTCGGCGTTTTttacttttcccttttttacCCCCTGCATATTGGTCAAATATCATAAATTACATGCATATTGTGCTAGATTGAAACTATAACTTTGAAAATGACATTATCCTAATTTTGAATTAGAATTAAACTTATTCCTATTTGCCAATCAATCTGGTGAAAGTTGAAAAggcttgtaagttgtaactgaATACAAATGAACCATCATGAACCACCAGTTCTGTTGACTATTTCCACCAATCCAGCACTAAGTAATGTTTAGGCTTAGGTAGCAGTCCATGTACTACAGTATCATGGTTTGAGAATTAAGCATGATTGAAATTGAGTTTGTTGGCCTTGCTCAGAAATAATTACACATGGCTTGAATTGAAaggtttttatttcaaaaaagaaattcagaATACACTGAAAAATCAAAGGTGAATACATCTACAACACAAGTACATGAGGCTGGACACTATCTTTTCCAACAGCTACAACCTGAGATATCGCATGAACTACCTACTCACAATATACACCCGAACTCTATATAGCAAACCCCaaaatctacaaaatttattagaaaaaaaaaatctacagaATTCTTATCAGTCTCTACTgtcatatataaacaaatttcttttacattttcatttgCAGATCTCCATTTCCAAGGGTGGATAATCTCTAAATGATCCCACTGTCCAAAGTTTAATGAGAAAAAAGCAATATTTTGCAAAAGCAGAAATATCAAAATTCTTAGTGGTTTCAGTTTTATTGATTTACCACCAggggaaaacaaaacaaactgaACTTGATGATTCCAGCCAACCAATCAATATGTGTCACCATCTGCCCTTTTCCACAAGCAAAAGCAATGATGGCATTACTGAGAGATATTAATATGAATGAATGGTTTTAATATATATGCTATATAGTCCCAAGATTCTGGGATGGGTTAGGAATTCTCAATAGACTAATCAATTTTGATCATAT
This DNA window, taken from Quercus robur chromosome 2, dhQueRobu3.1, whole genome shotgun sequence, encodes the following:
- the LOC126714936 gene encoding WAT1-related protein At5g40240-like; the encoded protein is MDVNYYKDGVLPFAALVMVEVCNVGMVTLSKAAMTSGMSNFSFVVYYNALGTFILSLYYIFHRYRSRGPPLTFSLLLKFFLLGLLGICLEQICAIAGIKYSSPTLAMAMGNLIPGFTFLLAVIFRMEKLALRSTSSQAKIIGTIVSISGAFIVTFYKGPPVFEASSSFKTSLQQNLAQMSNWVLGGLLLTITCLSSATWNIFQAAIIKEYPEKMTLVFFSCFFGTIQCAVISLIAERNVSSWALQPRIRVIAVIYGAISGSVIRNSVLAWCLQKKGPVYVALFKPLGTAIAVIMAIIFLGEIPHLGSLIGSIVIAFGFYTVMWGQAKEKVIVGDSVHCLESSTQKTPLLQNT